A single window of Candidatus Methylomirabilota bacterium DNA harbors:
- a CDS encoding peptide ABC transporter substrate-binding protein: MDERELHELLREVKAGRLSRRAFMTSMIGLGLTAPMVSQMLASAGIAQAQPKTSGFTPTKRGGGGLVKALLWQAPTLLNPQFAVGTKDQIASRVFYEPLCSYDPDGNLVPVLAAEVPSQQNGMLTKDGKSVTWRLKKNAVWHDGKPFTADDVVFTWEYVMDPATAAVTAGPYRDIARIDKLDSHTVKIAFKNPAPFWSAPFCGGTGMIIPKHLFAAYKGDKSREAPTNLKPVGTGPFKFVDFKPGDIVRGEINTQYHVPNRPFFDQVELKGGGDAISAARAVIQTGEYDYAWNLQVEDDILKRLEQGGRGRVDIAATGNIEHIQLNNTDPWNEVDGERSSVKSKHPVLTDPAVRQALNLLVDRASVQEQIYGRTGLATANFLNAPERFRSKNTRYELNIDKANQILDQAGYKRGPDGIRAKDGKKLKFVYQTSINAPRQKNQQIVKQACAKAGIDVELKAVTASVYFSSDAANWDTYNHFATDIQMYTTTMTEPDPQRFMDQFTSWEAAGKANKWQGRNKTRWQNGEYDKLWKAAESEMDPVKRASLFIRMNDLVIRNVVVIPVVYRPRVAGISSRLRDVVQSGWDVDTWGLAYWSRA, translated from the coding sequence ATGGATGAACGAGAGCTGCACGAGCTGCTGAGAGAGGTCAAGGCCGGACGCCTGTCGCGCCGCGCCTTCATGACGTCGATGATCGGGCTGGGGCTGACGGCGCCGATGGTGAGCCAGATGCTGGCGTCGGCCGGGATCGCGCAGGCCCAGCCGAAAACGAGCGGCTTCACCCCCACCAAGCGCGGCGGCGGAGGCCTGGTGAAGGCCCTCTTGTGGCAGGCGCCCACGCTCCTCAACCCGCAGTTCGCCGTGGGGACCAAGGACCAGATCGCCTCCCGCGTGTTCTACGAGCCGCTCTGCTCCTACGACCCCGACGGCAATCTGGTCCCCGTGCTGGCCGCCGAAGTTCCCAGCCAGCAGAACGGGATGTTGACGAAGGACGGAAAGTCGGTCACCTGGCGGCTGAAGAAGAACGCCGTGTGGCACGACGGCAAGCCGTTCACGGCCGACGACGTCGTCTTCACCTGGGAGTACGTGATGGATCCGGCGACGGCGGCCGTCACGGCCGGCCCCTACCGGGACATCGCGCGCATCGACAAGCTGGACAGCCACACCGTGAAGATCGCCTTCAAGAACCCGGCGCCGTTCTGGTCGGCGCCCTTCTGCGGCGGCACCGGCATGATCATCCCCAAGCACCTCTTCGCAGCGTACAAGGGGGACAAGTCGCGCGAGGCGCCCACGAACCTCAAGCCGGTGGGCACCGGGCCCTTCAAGTTCGTGGACTTCAAGCCCGGCGACATCGTGCGCGGCGAGATCAATACGCAGTACCACGTCCCCAACCGCCCCTTCTTCGACCAGGTCGAGCTCAAGGGCGGCGGCGACGCCATCTCGGCGGCTCGCGCGGTCATCCAGACCGGCGAGTACGACTACGCCTGGAACCTGCAGGTGGAGGACGACATCCTCAAGCGCCTGGAGCAGGGCGGCCGAGGGCGGGTCGACATCGCCGCCACCGGCAACATCGAGCACATCCAGCTCAACAACACCGACCCGTGGAACGAGGTGGACGGCGAGCGCTCCTCGGTCAAGAGCAAGCATCCGGTCCTGACCGACCCCGCCGTGCGCCAGGCCCTGAACCTCCTGGTGGACCGGGCCTCGGTGCAGGAGCAGATCTACGGGCGGACGGGTCTGGCCACCGCGAACTTCCTCAACGCGCCCGAGCGGTTCCGCTCGAAGAACACGCGCTACGAGCTCAACATCGACAAGGCCAACCAGATCCTGGACCAGGCCGGTTACAAGCGGGGCCCGGACGGGATCCGGGCCAAGGACGGCAAGAAGCTGAAGTTCGTCTACCAGACGTCGATCAACGCCCCCCGGCAGAAGAACCAGCAGATCGTCAAGCAGGCCTGCGCCAAGGCTGGGATCGATGTGGAGCTGAAGGCCGTGACCGCCTCCGTCTACTTCTCGTCGGACGCGGCGAACTGGGACACCTACAATCACTTCGCCACCGACATCCAGATGTACACGACCACCATGACCGAGCCCGACCCCCAGCGCTTCATGGATCAGTTCACCTCCTGGGAGGCGGCCGGCAAGGCCAACAAGTGGCAGGGACGCAACAAGACCCGGTGGCAGAACGGGGAGTACGACAAGCTCTGGAAGGCCGCCGAGTCCGAGATGGATCCGGTCAAGCGGGCGAGCCTGTTCATCCGGATGAACGATCTCGTCATCCGCAACGTTGTCGTCATCCCCGTCGTCTACCGGCCGCGCGTGGCCGGTATCTCCAGCCGGCTGCGGGATGTCGTCCAGAGCGGCTGGGACGTGGATACCTGGGGCCTGGCCTACTGGTCGCGCGCCTAG
- a CDS encoding ABC transporter permease yields the protein MSRYLVRRLLIAVPALLGISLVLFTVLALAPGDPFEELATNPNVPAEVRLNLRAKFGMDDPVPVRYARWLTSMLRGEWGFSFASRVDVDTLILQRLPTTLIVLGSAQLLGLLIALPVGTLSAMRPYSIFDQVATTFAFIGFSLPTFFTGLLFILLFSIYLDWLPFIYRADIAATGWQWYWEHLKQAIMPVTVLGLFQAASLTRFTRSAVLDVIRLDYVTTARAKGLSERVTILKHVIRNALIPVVTLVALQLPQIFTGAVVTEQIFRVPGIGSLLISAILANDTPVIMAITFVFSCLVVLFNLVADLAYGWLDPRISFR from the coding sequence ATGTCCAGGTACCTCGTTCGGCGCCTCTTGATCGCCGTCCCGGCCCTCCTGGGGATCAGCCTCGTGCTGTTCACGGTCCTGGCCCTGGCCCCGGGCGACCCCTTCGAGGAGCTGGCCACCAATCCGAATGTTCCGGCCGAGGTGCGCCTGAACCTCAGGGCGAAGTTCGGCATGGACGATCCGGTGCCGGTGCGCTACGCGCGCTGGCTCACCTCCATGCTGCGCGGGGAGTGGGGATTCTCGTTCGCCAGCCGCGTCGACGTCGACACCTTGATCCTCCAGCGGCTGCCTACCACGCTCATCGTCTTGGGCTCCGCCCAGCTGCTGGGGCTGCTCATCGCGCTTCCCGTGGGGACGCTGTCGGCGATGCGCCCCTACTCCATCTTCGACCAGGTGGCGACGACGTTCGCCTTCATCGGCTTCTCGCTGCCGACGTTCTTCACCGGCCTGCTCTTCATCCTGCTCTTCAGCATCTATCTCGACTGGCTGCCCTTCATCTATCGCGCCGACATCGCGGCGACCGGCTGGCAGTGGTACTGGGAGCACCTCAAGCAGGCCATCATGCCCGTCACCGTGCTGGGCCTCTTCCAGGCCGCCTCGCTGACCCGGTTCACCCGCTCGGCGGTCCTCGACGTGATCCGGCTGGATTACGTCACCACCGCCCGGGCCAAAGGGCTCTCCGAGCGCGTCACCATCCTCAAGCACGTGATCCGCAACGCCCTCATCCCGGTGGTGACGCTGGTCGCGCTCCAGCTGCCTCAGATCTTCACCGGAGCCGTGGTCACCGAGCAGATCTTCCGGGTTCCCGGCATCGGGTCCCTGCTCATCTCGGCTATCCTGGCCAACGACACGCCGGTGATCATGGCCATCACCTTCGTGTTCTCGTGCCTGGTCGTGCTCTTCAACCTGGTGGCGGACCTCGCCTACGGCTGGCTCGACCCCCGGATCTCCTTCCGCTGA
- a CDS encoding ATP-binding protein, whose amino-acid sequence MGETAAALVLNVDDYEPTRYARTQVLRRAGFTVREATTGAEALRAALAHAPAVVLLDVNLPDMDGFEVCRRLKTEPRTAMIAVLHLSATFVNPGHRALGLEGGADGYLTEPVEPPVLVATIKALLRIRRAEARARQLAQQWQATFDAIRDGVAVLNVAGTVLQCNEAFLRIFARAGSDITGTPVMRLWGGPPERDSELPFVRLLLSCRRETATMAFRDSWYHVTADPVLDDEGTLIGCVYIVSDVTERTQAEKERAALLAREQVARAEAEAANRAKDEFLATVSHELRAPLTSMLGWTRMLRNRMLDETATQHALETIERNVGIQTRLIEDLLDVSRIITGRLRLDVRPLDLNAVIRAALDGVLAAAEAKAIRVETKLDSPGAHFLGDPGRLQQVMWNLLSNAVKFTPTGGRVEVSLQTDGAHVRIIVRDSGQGISPEFLPHVFERFRQAETTSARTHGGLGLGLAIVRHLVELHGGTVQAESPGLGYGATFTVTLPFRQAVAMPPAGRVERGRPS is encoded by the coding sequence GTGGGTGAAACGGCCGCGGCCCTGGTGCTCAACGTGGACGACTACGAGCCGACCCGCTACGCGCGCACCCAGGTCCTGCGCCGGGCAGGCTTCACCGTACGGGAGGCGACGACCGGCGCCGAGGCGTTGCGGGCGGCCCTGGCCCACGCTCCCGCGGTGGTGCTGCTCGACGTGAACTTGCCCGACATGGACGGTTTCGAGGTGTGCCGGCGCCTCAAGACGGAGCCGCGGACGGCCATGATCGCGGTGCTGCATCTGTCGGCGACGTTCGTCAACCCCGGCCATCGCGCCCTGGGCCTGGAGGGCGGCGCCGACGGGTATCTGACGGAGCCGGTGGAGCCGCCCGTGCTGGTAGCGACCATCAAGGCCCTGCTGCGCATTCGGCGGGCCGAAGCACGCGCACGCCAGCTGGCCCAGCAATGGCAGGCGACCTTCGACGCCATCCGGGACGGCGTCGCCGTCCTCAATGTCGCGGGAACCGTGCTGCAGTGCAACGAGGCGTTCCTCCGGATATTCGCGCGCGCCGGCTCGGACATCACCGGGACTCCCGTGATGCGGCTGTGGGGGGGGCCGCCCGAGCGTGACTCCGAGTTGCCCTTCGTGCGGCTGCTCCTGAGCTGCCGCCGGGAAACCGCTACCATGGCCTTCCGCGACAGCTGGTACCATGTCACGGCCGATCCCGTCCTCGACGACGAGGGGACGCTGATCGGTTGCGTGTACATCGTGAGCGATGTCACCGAGCGCACGCAGGCCGAGAAGGAGCGGGCGGCCTTGCTGGCCAGGGAGCAAGTCGCCCGCGCCGAGGCCGAGGCCGCCAATCGGGCCAAGGACGAGTTCCTGGCCACCGTCTCGCACGAGCTCAGGGCTCCGCTCACCTCGATGCTGGGCTGGACGCGGATGCTGCGCAACCGCATGCTCGACGAGACGGCCACCCAGCACGCGCTGGAGACGATCGAGCGCAACGTGGGCATTCAGACCCGGCTCATCGAGGACCTGCTCGACGTGTCGCGCATCATCACCGGCCGCCTCCGCCTGGATGTACGGCCGCTCGATCTCAACGCGGTCATCCGCGCCGCCCTGGACGGAGTGCTGGCCGCGGCCGAGGCCAAGGCCATCCGCGTCGAGACGAAGCTGGACTCCCCCGGCGCCCACTTCCTGGGGGATCCCGGTCGGCTCCAGCAGGTCATGTGGAACCTGCTCTCGAACGCGGTGAAGTTCACGCCGACCGGTGGACGCGTAGAGGTGAGCCTGCAGACCGACGGGGCGCACGTCCGGATCATCGTCCGCGATTCCGGACAGGGCATCAGTCCGGAATTTCTCCCCCACGTCTTCGAGCGGTTCCGCCAGGCCGAAACCACCAGTGCGCGAACCCACGGCGGGCTCGGACTGGGACTGGCAATCGTCCGCCATCTGGTCGAGCTCCACGGGGGCACGGTCCAGGCGGAGAGCCCGGGGCTCGGGTACGGCGCGACGTTCACCGTCACGCTGCCGTTCCGGCAGGCCGTGGCTATGCCGCCGGCCGGGCGCGTCGAACGCGGGCGCCCGTCCTGA
- a CDS encoding ATP-binding SpoIIE family protein phosphatase: protein MTAGRGATRQFAVMDPSQPGEARRAAQELALRLGFDAEHAGRVALVVTELGSNLLKHAGGGELLLQTLDEDGCCGVGVSAVDRGPGIANLAESLRDGASTAGTPGTGLGAVRRLSDRFDLYSLAAAGTAIVVQLWGKRKPTRPAGPRLDVGTVCVAKAGEDVAGDDWMVERLGLRSIIAVADGLGHGPLAGEAAWTAMRLVRRHTGDGPRSWVAAAHAGLKGTRGGALAVAEVDLGRSVVRFCGLGNISAVIVGDEGVRRLVSQNGTAGHSAGRIDEFSYPWPPGGLLVLHSDGLATHWDLERYPGLARRHPGLIAGVLYRDFTRGRDDVTVIVARESSE, encoded by the coding sequence ATGACGGCCGGCCGGGGCGCCACCCGCCAGTTTGCCGTCATGGACCCGAGCCAGCCCGGGGAGGCTCGCCGGGCCGCCCAGGAGCTGGCCCTCCGACTGGGGTTCGACGCCGAGCATGCCGGCCGGGTGGCGCTGGTAGTCACGGAGCTGGGTAGCAATCTCCTGAAGCACGCGGGCGGCGGCGAGCTGCTGCTCCAGACGCTGGACGAGGACGGTTGCTGCGGCGTGGGAGTATCAGCGGTGGACCGCGGACCGGGCATCGCCAACCTGGCCGAGTCGCTGCGCGACGGCGCCTCGACCGCGGGGACGCCGGGGACCGGTCTTGGCGCGGTCCGCCGGCTCAGCGACCGTTTCGACCTGTATTCGCTGGCCGCCGCCGGCACGGCGATCGTGGTCCAGCTCTGGGGCAAGAGGAAGCCCACGCGGCCCGCCGGGCCGAGGCTGGACGTCGGGACCGTGTGTGTCGCCAAGGCCGGGGAGGACGTCGCTGGCGACGACTGGATGGTGGAGCGGCTCGGCTTGCGGAGCATCATCGCCGTCGCCGACGGTCTCGGGCATGGTCCCCTGGCGGGTGAGGCCGCCTGGACGGCGATGCGACTGGTCCGTCGGCATACCGGTGACGGACCGCGGAGCTGGGTCGCCGCGGCCCATGCCGGGCTCAAGGGCACCCGGGGAGGCGCCCTGGCCGTCGCCGAGGTCGATCTCGGCCGCAGCGTGGTCCGGTTCTGCGGGCTCGGCAACATCTCGGCCGTCATCGTCGGCGACGAGGGTGTTCGCCGGCTGGTCTCCCAGAACGGGACGGCGGGACACTCCGCCGGACGGATCGACGAGTTCAGTTATCCGTGGCCGCCCGGCGGCCTGCTCGTGCTGCATTCGGACGGCCTGGCCACCCACTGGGACCTCGAGCGCTACCCGGGGCTGGCCCGGCGTCACCCCGGCCTGATCGCCGGTGTGCTCTACCGTGACTTCACCCGCGGCCGCGACGACGTGACGGTCATCGTGGCCCGCGAGTCGTCGGAGTAA
- a CDS encoding ABC transporter permease: MADDAASAAISAPVLPRGVASDTLWTEMRRRFRRHRLAMAGTLVLALMVLAVLVGPLIYRVPVNEIDFRAKLQGPSWAHPLGTDDLGQDLLARMLYGGRISLAVGLAAMLIAITVGTLIGALSGYVGGVIDQALMRVTDLFLSLPQLPLLLLIVYLFRDLLKNALGAEAGVFVLIVAVIGGLRWMPVARLVRAQFLSLREKEFVEAARALGAPPPREVIRHILPNAVGPVIVAGSLDVATAIIAESTLSFLGLGFPPDIPTWGRILFDAKDNLDFAPHWAVFPGTAIFLTVLSINYVGDGLRDALDPRRVLGD; encoded by the coding sequence ATGGCCGACGACGCCGCCTCGGCCGCCATTTCGGCTCCCGTTCTTCCCCGCGGCGTGGCCAGCGACACGCTCTGGACCGAGATGCGGCGCCGCTTCCGACGCCATCGTCTGGCCATGGCGGGGACGCTGGTGCTCGCCCTGATGGTCCTGGCGGTCCTGGTCGGGCCGCTAATCTACCGGGTGCCCGTCAACGAGATCGATTTCCGGGCCAAGCTCCAGGGACCGTCCTGGGCGCATCCGCTCGGCACCGACGATCTCGGCCAGGACCTGCTGGCCCGCATGCTCTATGGCGGGCGCATCTCGCTGGCGGTCGGCCTGGCCGCCATGCTGATCGCGATCACCGTCGGCACGCTCATCGGCGCGCTGTCCGGGTATGTCGGCGGCGTGATCGATCAGGCCCTCATGCGCGTGACCGATCTGTTCCTCTCCCTCCCGCAGCTACCGCTGCTGCTGCTCATCGTCTACCTCTTCCGTGACCTGCTGAAGAACGCGCTGGGCGCGGAAGCCGGGGTGTTCGTGCTCATCGTGGCCGTCATCGGCGGGCTGCGCTGGATGCCGGTGGCCCGTCTGGTGCGTGCGCAGTTCCTGTCCCTGCGCGAGAAGGAGTTCGTCGAAGCCGCGCGCGCGCTGGGCGCGCCCCCGCCCCGCGAGGTGATTCGCCACATCTTGCCCAACGCCGTGGGCCCGGTGATCGTGGCCGGCTCGCTCGACGTGGCCACGGCCATCATCGCCGAGTCCACGCTGTCGTTCCTCGGCCTGGGCTTCCCGCCCGACATCCCGACCTGGGGACGGATCCTCTTCGACGCCAAGGACAACCTGGACTTCGCCCCTCACTGGGCGGTGTTCCCGGGGACGGCCATCTTCCTGACCGTGCTGTCGATCAACTACGTGGGCGATGGGCTGCGCGACGCGCTGGACCCTCGGCGAGTGCTGGGGGATTAG
- a CDS encoding TlpA disulfide reductase family protein — protein MSRALARSILLAAVLTAIAVSLAYVASRPAEDEAPVVHARPARPETPPASPAAPAPPGPASGSAGTPRGGRQISVDAAMRELDLIRPSRPRAVQDFTLPLLGGKSFRLAAHRGQVLLVNFWATWCPPCLEEMPALERLWRQHKGSGFVLLAVSLDGDPAPVGPFVAEHRLTFPVALDSKFEVANLYGVRALPATFIVDRHGNLAALALGPRTWDNDAAHSLVEGLTR, from the coding sequence ATGTCGAGAGCGCTGGCTCGCTCGATTCTGCTCGCGGCGGTGCTGACGGCGATCGCCGTGAGCCTCGCCTACGTCGCCTCACGTCCGGCGGAAGACGAGGCTCCGGTCGTCCACGCCCGGCCGGCCCGCCCGGAGACGCCGCCGGCGTCCCCAGCGGCGCCGGCGCCCCCGGGGCCGGCGTCCGGCTCTGCGGGCACGCCGCGGGGCGGGCGTCAGATCTCCGTCGACGCGGCCATGCGCGAGCTGGACCTGATCCGGCCGTCCCGGCCCCGCGCCGTGCAGGACTTCACGCTGCCCCTGCTGGGCGGCAAGTCCTTCCGCCTCGCCGCGCATCGGGGACAGGTGCTCCTCGTCAACTTCTGGGCCACCTGGTGCCCACCCTGCCTCGAGGAGATGCCGGCGCTGGAGCGGCTGTGGCGACAGCACAAGGGCAGTGGCTTCGTCCTGCTCGCGGTCTCGCTGGACGGCGATCCCGCCCCCGTCGGGCCCTTCGTGGCCGAGCATCGCTTGACGTTCCCGGTCGCGCTGGACTCCAAATTCGAGGTGGCCAACCTCTACGGCGTGCGCGCGCTGCCCGCGACGTTCATCGTCGACCGGCACGGCAACCTGGCCGCCCTGGCGCTGGGGCCACGAACCTGGGACAATGACGCGGCGCATTCCCTGGTGGAAGGTCTGACGAGATAG
- a CDS encoding cytochrome c biogenesis protein CcdA: MGQSVGVAVAFSAGLFSFLSPCVLPLFPSYLSFITGMSVADLTGDIAPAARRRILLHAIAFVAGFSMVFIALGATFSAAGQFLLEHREGIRRLGGALIVLFGLYIAGVFRLGLLGRTASFQLREKPAGYAGSLLVGITFAVGWTPCVGPILGAILSLAGTAETVQRGVGLLVAYSAGLGVPFLLSALALGSFLRFFKRYRPFIPVVERSAGVLLVVVGVLVFTNYYTVLNAWAISLTPAWLLERL, encoded by the coding sequence ATGGGACAGTCGGTCGGCGTGGCGGTGGCCTTCAGCGCGGGCCTCTTCTCGTTCCTGTCACCCTGTGTGCTGCCGTTGTTCCCCTCGTATCTGTCCTTCATCACCGGCATGTCGGTGGCCGACCTGACCGGCGACATCGCGCCGGCGGCGCGCCGCCGCATCCTCCTGCACGCGATCGCCTTCGTGGCCGGCTTCTCCATGGTCTTCATCGCGCTGGGGGCCACGTTCAGCGCGGCCGGGCAGTTTCTGCTCGAGCATCGCGAGGGGATCCGTCGACTGGGCGGCGCGCTGATCGTGCTCTTCGGCCTCTACATCGCCGGCGTATTCCGGCTGGGGCTTCTGGGCCGCACCGCGAGCTTCCAGCTGCGCGAGAAGCCCGCAGGGTACGCGGGATCCCTCCTGGTGGGCATCACGTTCGCCGTCGGCTGGACGCCCTGCGTCGGACCCATTCTGGGCGCGATCCTGTCGCTGGCCGGCACGGCGGAGACGGTGCAGCGGGGGGTGGGCTTGCTCGTCGCCTATTCCGCCGGCCTCGGCGTGCCGTTCCTGCTGTCGGCTCTGGCCCTGGGCTCCTTCCTGCGCTTCTTCAAGCGCTACCGGCCCTTCATCCCCGTGGTCGAGCGCAGCGCCGGCGTCCTGCTCGTCGTCGTGGGCGTGCTCGTCTTCACGAACTACTACACGGTCCTCAACGCCTGGGCCATCTCGCTGACGCCCGCGTGGCTGCTCGAGCGGCTGTAG
- a CDS encoding ATP-binding protein: MPSLVLGLALRHEPDVVTARQRARAIAEQLGFDAQDQTRIATAVSEIARNAYSYAGGGRVDFLVEGKEAPQLFVVQVSDQGPGIPNLSRVLDGDYESRTGMGLGIVGARRLVDRFEIESTPGRGTRVSLKKLFPRRAPVMLPEMLDALGRRLAMQESIDPLAELQRQNQELLRTLEELRARQEELSLLNSELEDTNRGVVALYAELDEKAEHLRQADTMKSRFLSNMSHEFRTPLNSILALSGLLLEHADGPLTSEQDKQVGFIRRAAEELSELVNDLLDLAKVEAGKIVVRPSEFDVAGLFGALRGMLRPLLVNEAVSLVIEDPSSLPPLDTDEAKVSQILRNFISNALKFTERGEVRVSATLSSDGQAVVFSVADTGIGIAPEDLERIFEDFTQLDHPVQRRFRGTGLGLPLTRKLTALLGGSIAVQSQPGLGSTFSATIPIRYAEPEPVEPPLEADWRPEPDRVPVLVVEDSSQERLLYEKFLRGTQFQLVHAATTRQARQALKVARPRAVILDIVLRGEDAWEFLVETKRGHEGESVPVIVATSVEDRQKGLALGADAYGVKPIERDWLIHTLTRLTLPAPERRLLIIDDEEVDRYVLRTVLRDLPFVVGEAASGEEGLRRAREERPDAIILDLVMPGLTGFEVLDRLRGEPRTADIPVIVLTSKMLDAAEHRQLASRAAAVLSKGNSSRRAARAALREALVQAGIVVEAPRG, from the coding sequence ATGCCGTCCCTTGTGCTCGGGCTAGCCCTCCGACACGAACCCGATGTCGTGACGGCCCGCCAGCGGGCCCGGGCCATTGCCGAGCAGCTCGGGTTCGACGCGCAGGACCAGACGCGCATCGCCACTGCCGTCTCGGAGATCGCGCGCAACGCGTACTCGTACGCCGGGGGCGGCCGCGTGGACTTCCTGGTGGAAGGCAAGGAGGCGCCGCAGCTCTTCGTCGTCCAGGTGAGCGACCAGGGGCCCGGGATCCCGAATCTGTCCCGGGTCCTCGACGGCGACTACGAATCCCGAACGGGAATGGGCCTGGGCATCGTGGGCGCCCGGCGTCTCGTGGACCGGTTCGAGATCGAGTCGACCCCCGGTCGCGGGACGCGGGTGTCGCTGAAAAAGCTGTTCCCGCGACGAGCGCCGGTCATGCTCCCCGAGATGCTCGACGCGCTGGGCAGGCGGCTGGCGATGCAGGAGTCCATCGACCCGCTGGCCGAGCTCCAGCGCCAGAACCAGGAGCTCCTGCGCACCCTGGAGGAGCTGCGGGCCCGCCAGGAGGAGCTCTCGCTGCTCAACAGCGAGCTCGAGGACACCAACCGGGGGGTGGTGGCCCTCTATGCCGAGCTCGACGAGAAGGCCGAGCATCTGCGCCAGGCCGACACGATGAAGTCGCGGTTCCTGTCGAACATGAGCCACGAGTTCCGCACCCCCCTCAATTCCATCCTGGCCCTGTCCGGCCTGCTCCTCGAGCATGCCGACGGGCCGTTGACCAGCGAGCAGGACAAACAGGTCGGGTTCATCCGGCGCGCGGCCGAGGAGCTCTCCGAGCTGGTCAACGACCTGCTCGACCTGGCCAAGGTGGAGGCGGGCAAGATCGTCGTCCGGCCCTCGGAATTCGACGTGGCCGGCCTGTTCGGGGCGCTGCGCGGCATGCTGCGCCCGCTCCTCGTCAACGAAGCGGTGAGCCTCGTGATCGAGGATCCATCCTCGCTCCCGCCGCTCGACACGGACGAGGCCAAGGTCTCCCAGATCCTGCGCAACTTCATCTCCAACGCGCTCAAGTTCACCGAGCGCGGCGAGGTGCGCGTGTCGGCAACCCTCAGTTCCGATGGGCAGGCCGTGGTCTTCTCCGTCGCCGACACCGGGATCGGGATCGCCCCCGAGGACCTGGAGCGGATCTTCGAGGACTTCACCCAGCTGGACCATCCCGTGCAGCGGAGGTTCCGCGGCACCGGCCTGGGCCTGCCGCTTACCCGCAAGCTCACCGCCCTGCTGGGCGGTAGCATCGCCGTCCAGAGCCAGCCTGGCCTGGGTTCGACGTTCTCGGCGACGATCCCGATCCGCTATGCCGAGCCCGAGCCGGTGGAGCCGCCCCTCGAGGCCGACTGGCGGCCCGAGCCCGACCGCGTGCCGGTGCTGGTCGTGGAGGACAGCTCCCAGGAGCGTCTGCTCTACGAGAAGTTCCTCAGGGGCACTCAATTTCAGCTCGTGCACGCCGCCACGACCCGCCAGGCGCGGCAGGCGCTGAAGGTGGCGCGGCCCCGCGCCGTGATCCTGGACATCGTGTTGCGGGGCGAGGACGCGTGGGAATTCCTGGTCGAGACCAAGCGGGGCCACGAGGGGGAATCGGTCCCCGTCATCGTGGCGACCTCCGTCGAGGATCGCCAGAAGGGTTTGGCGCTCGGCGCCGATGCGTACGGCGTCAAGCCCATCGAGCGCGACTGGCTCATCCATACGCTGACCCGGCTCACGCTGCCCGCCCCCGAGCGGCGGCTGCTCATCATCGACGACGAGGAGGTGGATCGCTATGTGCTGCGCACGGTGCTGCGGGACTTGCCGTTCGTCGTCGGCGAAGCCGCGAGCGGGGAGGAGGGCCTGCGGCGCGCCCGGGAGGAGCGACCGGACGCCATCATCCTGGATCTCGTCATGCCCGGCCTGACCGGATTCGAGGTGCTCGACCGTCTCAGGGGCGAGCCGCGCACGGCCGACATCCCCGTGATCGTGCTGACCTCGAAGATGCTCGACGCCGCCGAGCACCGCCAGCTGGCCAGCCGGGCGGCGGCCGTGCTCTCCAAAGGCAACAGTTCCCGGCGCGCCGCCCGAGCCGCGTTGCGGGAGGCGCTAGTCCAGGCGGGCATCGTTGTGGAGGCGCCCCGTGGGTGA
- a CDS encoding type II CAAX endopeptidase family protein: MPGWGLLLWLVLSVAFTALDLAGVAEGLALTVPLIVAAVAAHAVGRASWGRNHLTGVALAVAAVCAAGAAATWALALEPFGLDPFETVVASLAAAALAAVLAPARLRAAWLRPLGLDPACPVHAVAAATMVLTALSAAVLFVQLQEEPSASVPFHPTEPLVAVVSDVALALAGVGFLVTRDVAVTLARLDLRPLRPPQVGYAALTALALNVAVAVMEWAESLVLPGVHALEDRFEFELVGIPPVAGAALVSLSAGVGEEVLFRGALQPRVGIAVSAALFAVLHVQYQIPGILMIFAVGAALGLVKRRTSTTFTIVVHVVYDLVAFLAHAWT, from the coding sequence ATGCCCGGGTGGGGCCTGCTCCTCTGGCTGGTTCTATCGGTCGCCTTCACTGCGCTCGACCTCGCCGGTGTCGCGGAGGGCCTGGCCCTCACCGTTCCGCTGATCGTCGCCGCGGTGGCGGCGCACGCGGTGGGGCGCGCCAGCTGGGGCAGGAATCACTTGACCGGGGTGGCCCTGGCGGTCGCCGCAGTGTGTGCGGCCGGCGCGGCCGCGACGTGGGCGCTCGCGCTGGAGCCGTTCGGGCTCGATCCCTTCGAGACGGTCGTCGCCTCGCTTGCGGCGGCCGCGTTGGCCGCCGTGCTGGCGCCGGCCCGGCTCCGCGCGGCCTGGCTGCGACCGCTGGGGCTCGACCCGGCCTGTCCCGTCCACGCCGTGGCCGCCGCGACGATGGTGCTGACCGCCCTTTCCGCGGCCGTCCTGTTCGTGCAACTGCAGGAGGAGCCCTCCGCCAGCGTCCCGTTCCATCCGACGGAGCCACTGGTCGCCGTCGTCTCCGACGTCGCCCTGGCTCTGGCCGGCGTCGGCTTCCTGGTCACGCGCGACGTGGCCGTGACCCTGGCCCGTCTCGACCTCAGACCACTCCGGCCGCCGCAGGTCGGCTACGCGGCGCTGACGGCGCTCGCCCTGAACGTCGCGGTCGCCGTCATGGAGTGGGCCGAGAGCCTGGTGCTTCCCGGCGTTCACGCGCTCGAGGACCGGTTCGAATTCGAGCTCGTCGGCATCCCGCCGGTGGCTGGCGCAGCCCTGGTGTCGCTCAGCGCCGGGGTGGGCGAGGAAGTGCTTTTCCGGGGCGCGCTCCAGCCCCGGGTCGGCATCGCCGTCAGCGCCGCGCTCTTCGCCGTCCTCCACGTCCAGTATCAGATCCCAGGAATCCTCATGATCTTCGCGGTGGGGGCAGCGCTCGGCCTGGTGAAACGGCGCACCTCGACGACGTTTACTATCGTCGTCCACGTGGTCTACGATCTAGTCGCGTTCCTGGCCCACGCCTGGACATAG